In Trichocoleus desertorum NBK24, the following are encoded in one genomic region:
- a CDS encoding glycosyltransferase: MKILFLDQSGKPGGAELCLLDIAKPYRDRCLVALFADGPFRELLEQHEIPVQVLNAEGIQVRKDSGWRQGFGSLAQLLPLITKVVQLSRNYDLIYANTQKALVVGALAAWISRRPLVYHLHDILSPDHFSSMNRRLAVTLANRFASLVIANSEASKTAFIEAGGRADLTQVIYNGFEPQTYQSSSADAVQLKQELGLTGKFVVGHFSRLSPWKGQHVLLEALAHCPEDVTALLVGDALFGEDQYVKQLHQQVNALGLQERVHFLGFRSDVVTLMKSCDLIAHTSTAPEPFGRVIVEAMLCGKPVVAARSGGAIELITPEVDGWLATPGNPQQLAAVINLCRNQPERSSAIAHQAQIQASQRFDLTTINQQIAQLLGQTLARVPQV, encoded by the coding sequence ATGAAGATTCTCTTCTTAGACCAAAGCGGAAAACCGGGTGGGGCTGAATTGTGCCTGCTGGATATTGCTAAACCCTATCGCGATCGCTGCTTGGTCGCTTTATTCGCTGATGGCCCATTCCGAGAGCTTCTAGAACAACATGAGATTCCGGTACAGGTGCTCAACGCTGAGGGGATTCAAGTGCGTAAAGATAGCGGTTGGCGACAAGGCTTCGGTAGTTTGGCACAACTCCTGCCCCTAATTACCAAAGTGGTGCAGTTGAGCCGAAACTACGATTTGATCTATGCCAACACCCAAAAAGCACTAGTCGTAGGAGCTTTAGCGGCTTGGATCAGCCGTCGGCCTTTGGTTTATCATCTGCATGATATTCTCTCCCCGGACCATTTCAGCTCCATGAATCGGCGACTCGCGGTCACTTTGGCAAACCGTTTTGCTTCGTTGGTGATTGCGAACTCAGAGGCGAGCAAAACCGCTTTTATCGAGGCGGGTGGTCGCGCTGATCTGACTCAGGTGATTTATAACGGCTTTGAACCGCAAACCTATCAGTCTTCTAGCGCCGATGCTGTGCAACTGAAGCAGGAACTGGGCTTGACAGGAAAATTTGTGGTAGGCCACTTTAGTCGTCTTTCTCCCTGGAAAGGCCAGCATGTCTTGCTGGAAGCTTTAGCTCATTGTCCAGAGGATGTCACAGCTTTATTGGTCGGTGACGCTTTATTTGGAGAGGATCAATATGTCAAACAACTGCATCAGCAAGTCAACGCCCTCGGTTTACAGGAGCGGGTGCATTTTTTAGGATTTCGTTCGGATGTTGTCACTCTCATGAAATCGTGCGATCTGATTGCTCATACTTCCACCGCTCCAGAACCCTTTGGTCGCGTGATTGTAGAAGCCATGCTCTGTGGCAAACCTGTGGTAGCCGCACGATCTGGCGGTGCCATTGAATTAATTACACCAGAGGTTGATGGTTGGCTAGCGACTCCTGGAAATCCGCAACAACTGGCGGCTGTGATTAATCTTTGCCGCAACCAACCAGAACGCTCTAGCGCGATCGCTCATCAAGCCCAAATCCAAGCCAGCCAACGCTTTGACTTAACTACCATCAACCAACAAATTGCTCAACTTCTAGGGCAAACCCTGGCGCGAGTTCCGCAGGTTTAA
- a CDS encoding glycosyltransferase family 2 protein: MTAETKQAGPLVSVIIPTYNRPHYLKQAIASVIQQTYTNIEIIVSDDCSSEHPQPIIDTFQDARIRLRRNPTNLGIGWNATYAFKEAQGKYVASLNDDDLWCPDFLEKLVPPLEAEPDLALAFCDYFIINSEGAIDDAETERHSQREKRHQLQAGIHQPFWELGLIDRSVFAASAALIRREGLAWERLQEAGVFWDYYISYLACRSGRGAYYCPERLACYRVHAQSENMTSGNRNAQAKIRKGKAGIACYESFMADAPTPKLRAYFEQELAHANTTLGIGLLRANQAIAARLYLLRSLQQNKLNVRTVVALALSFMPQTLASPFLQVRNVFADHSNHL; encoded by the coding sequence ATGACAGCAGAGACCAAACAGGCAGGGCCTCTCGTCAGCGTGATTATTCCGACATACAATCGCCCTCATTACTTAAAGCAGGCGATCGCGAGTGTCATTCAACAGACCTATACCAATATTGAAATTATCGTTTCAGACGACTGTAGCTCCGAACATCCCCAGCCAATTATTGACACTTTTCAAGATGCCCGGATTCGCCTGCGTCGCAATCCCACCAACTTAGGAATTGGCTGGAATGCGACTTATGCCTTCAAAGAGGCCCAAGGTAAATATGTGGCAAGCCTCAATGATGATGATCTTTGGTGTCCAGACTTTTTAGAGAAATTAGTGCCACCCCTAGAAGCTGAACCAGATTTAGCTCTAGCCTTCTGTGACTACTTCATTATTAACTCGGAGGGCGCGATCGATGATGCAGAGACAGAGAGGCACTCTCAGCGCGAAAAACGCCATCAACTGCAAGCAGGTATTCACCAACCCTTTTGGGAACTAGGGTTAATCGATCGCTCAGTCTTTGCAGCGTCTGCGGCCTTAATTAGAAGAGAAGGACTGGCCTGGGAGCGCTTACAGGAAGCAGGCGTGTTTTGGGACTACTACATTAGCTATCTTGCTTGTCGTTCGGGTCGGGGAGCTTACTACTGCCCAGAGCGCTTAGCTTGTTACCGCGTCCATGCCCAGTCAGAAAACATGACCAGTGGCAATCGCAATGCCCAAGCCAAAATTCGTAAAGGCAAGGCAGGGATTGCTTGCTACGAGAGCTTTATGGCTGACGCTCCCACCCCCAAACTACGGGCCTATTTTGAGCAGGAATTGGCTCATGCTAATACAACGTTGGGCATCGGGTTGCTACGAGCAAATCAGGCGATCGCGGCTCGGCTTTATCTTTTGCGATCGCTTCAACAAAATAAGTTAAATGTCCGTACGGTAGTAGCTTTGGCTTTAAGCTTTATGCCTCAGACGCTAGCGAGTCCATTTCTACAGGTGCGAAATGTCTTTGCTGACCACTCCAACCATTTGTAA
- a CDS encoding O-antigen ligase domain-containing protein encodes MQIRSPRATPKSFNFGLKPAPAWLAILGFTLFSALCLVVKAGLLRIAFPGGAFLVGLFLYGRYPLLYLGFTWWIAFLSPWVRRMVDYDSGWVDPSPILLAPFLVMFVTILTLVRSLPRATRQGGLPFVLAFVGVIYGFLVGLIKYSPMAVVVPMLNWFTPILFGFHLFVNWRSYPSYRQSLERIFLWGVLVSGTYGVYQYLVAPQWDRFWLINSKAIAFGTPEPLGIRVFSIMNSPGPFATVMLAGLMLLLSGKGKLRFFASGVGYLSFLLSLVRSAWLGWAVAMLTFLPSLKPKLQMRLVVTIVVMALCIIPLINLDPFADTIGARLQSLTNTQGDVSYSQRSEGYAETLSLALSQFLGQGLGFVLEGTSLGSNDSGILSMFFSLGWFGTIPYLGGIILLLFSLFQSTDIRSDAFASASRAISLGVFAQIGLGSVTLALSGVVFWSFAGMALAASQYHRHQRLIALQSG; translated from the coding sequence ATGCAAATCCGCTCGCCTAGAGCCACTCCAAAAAGCTTTAACTTTGGTTTGAAACCAGCGCCTGCTTGGTTGGCAATTCTAGGGTTTACCTTGTTTTCAGCCCTATGTCTGGTGGTGAAAGCGGGACTGCTCAGAATAGCGTTTCCAGGAGGTGCTTTTCTGGTGGGATTGTTTCTGTATGGGCGTTATCCCTTGCTCTACTTAGGTTTTACCTGGTGGATTGCGTTTTTGTCACCGTGGGTGCGGCGCATGGTGGATTATGACAGTGGTTGGGTGGACCCAAGCCCCATCTTATTGGCTCCTTTCCTCGTCATGTTCGTGACCATTCTGACCCTAGTGCGATCGCTGCCTAGAGCCACACGGCAAGGAGGTTTGCCCTTTGTCTTGGCTTTTGTGGGTGTGATCTACGGTTTTTTAGTAGGGCTAATCAAGTATTCGCCGATGGCTGTAGTGGTACCCATGCTGAACTGGTTCACCCCCATCCTGTTCGGGTTTCACTTGTTCGTCAATTGGCGAAGTTATCCCAGCTACCGCCAAAGCTTGGAGCGCATATTTCTTTGGGGCGTTTTAGTTTCAGGAACTTATGGGGTGTATCAATACTTAGTCGCGCCCCAGTGGGATCGATTTTGGCTGATCAATTCTAAAGCCATTGCCTTTGGTACCCCAGAACCCCTGGGCATTCGGGTGTTTAGCATCATGAACTCTCCAGGCCCCTTCGCTACAGTGATGCTGGCAGGCTTGATGTTGCTCCTGAGCGGCAAAGGAAAGCTGCGATTTTTCGCCTCTGGAGTGGGCTATTTGTCGTTTCTGTTATCTCTAGTGCGATCGGCTTGGCTGGGATGGGCAGTCGCGATGTTAACATTCCTGCCATCCCTAAAGCCGAAGTTACAGATGCGGCTGGTGGTCACCATTGTAGTGATGGCGCTTTGCATTATCCCTTTGATCAATCTTGATCCGTTTGCCGATACGATTGGAGCCCGCTTGCAGTCTCTTACAAATACGCAAGGAGATGTCAGTTATAGCCAGCGTAGTGAAGGCTATGCGGAAACCTTGAGTTTGGCGCTTTCCCAGTTTCTTGGTCAGGGCTTGGGATTTGTTCTCGAAGGAACCAGTTTGGGCAGTAATGACAGCGGCATTTTGAGTATGTTTTTCTCCCTGGGTTGGTTCGGTACCATTCCCTACTTGGGTGGCATTATTTTGCTGCTATTTAGCTTATTTCAATCTACAGACATCCGCTCAGATGCCTTTGCTAGTGCGTCTCGTGCCATCAGTTTGGGCGTATTTGCCCAAATTGGCTTGGGAAGCGTCACATTGGCCCTTTCAGGAGTCGTCTTTTGGAGTTTTGCGGGCATGGCTCTGGCCGCTAGCCAATACCATCGCCACCAAAGGTTAATCGCTTTACAGTCGGGGTGA
- a CDS encoding glycosyltransferase family A protein, protein MSFQFPLVSVIIPAYNTELYIGPALESVLSQTYQNIEVLVVDDGSKDRTAEIVESFVQKDPRVQLFRQKNAGVAAARNLAIAHAQGEYLAPIDADDIWYPQKLEKQVQCMLRSGPEVGLIYTWSVHIDESGSIIGEYNHDRAYKPEGAIYPILVYSNFLDNASNALIRRTCIEKLGGFNPELRAQNAQGCEDWELYLRIADAYEFRVVPEFLVGYRQLLGSMASNSKAMAKSYELVMAEVQARHPEIPKTIYRWSRGCFYHYLMGKSYQSGAHWSTLQWLYLTLKDDPSLLLRPGLYPMILTCLLKIATKPITSLIWPNHRSWVEFRQRFRLKPPSLSIEEVNDQENQRFRRTLKPYDWVLLRRWEKAMKICHQLTSTKSNNSQKSLILH, encoded by the coding sequence ATGAGTTTTCAGTTTCCGCTTGTTTCAGTTATTATCCCTGCCTATAACACTGAACTCTATATTGGCCCAGCTTTAGAATCTGTTCTGTCACAAACGTATCAAAATATTGAAGTTTTGGTCGTAGATGATGGTTCAAAGGATCGGACTGCCGAAATTGTGGAATCGTTTGTGCAAAAAGATCCGCGCGTGCAGCTATTCAGGCAAAAAAATGCTGGGGTCGCAGCGGCTCGAAACCTAGCGATCGCCCATGCTCAGGGAGAATACCTTGCTCCCATTGATGCCGATGATATTTGGTATCCTCAAAAGCTAGAAAAACAAGTGCAATGCATGTTGCGATCGGGGCCAGAAGTAGGTCTGATTTATACCTGGTCTGTGCATATTGATGAATCAGGATCAATCATTGGTGAATATAATCATGATCGGGCTTACAAACCAGAAGGAGCTATTTATCCTATCTTGGTTTATTCCAACTTTTTAGACAATGCCAGCAACGCCCTAATTCGTCGCACTTGTATTGAGAAATTGGGAGGATTCAACCCAGAATTACGAGCGCAAAATGCCCAGGGTTGTGAAGATTGGGAACTGTATTTACGCATTGCCGATGCTTATGAATTTCGCGTAGTACCTGAGTTTTTAGTAGGCTATCGTCAGTTACTGGGTAGCATGGCTAGCAACTCGAAAGCAATGGCTAAGTCCTATGAGTTAGTGATGGCAGAAGTACAAGCTCGCCATCCAGAAATCCCAAAAACTATTTACCGCTGGTCTAGGGGTTGTTTCTATCACTATTTAATGGGTAAAAGCTATCAATCTGGAGCCCACTGGAGCACTTTGCAATGGCTTTATCTCACCCTCAAAGATGATCCTAGCTTGCTGCTACGCCCCGGTTTATATCCAATGATTTTAACTTGCTTATTAAAAATTGCCACCAAGCCTATCACCTCTTTAATTTGGCCCAACCACCGCTCTTGGGTAGAATTTAGACAGCGCTTTAGATTGAAGCCTCCCTCCTTAAGCATTGAAGAAGTCAACGATCAGGAAAATCAGCGTTTTCGTCGGACTTTAAAACCTTATGACTGGGTACTTCTACGGCGCTGGGAGAAAGCAATGAAAATCTGTCATCAGCTTACTTCTACTAAATCAAATAATTCGCAAAAATCACTGATTTTGCATTAG
- a CDS encoding glycosyltransferase, whose amino-acid sequence MPITRSQQPSVSLFIPNLAGGGAERAMLHLAQGFAARGLKTDLVLAQGEGAYLDKVPANVRLINLKAKSPVIVSKTWALRRYLQQEKPDFLLSALDIASSATLAQRLAGVPTRVVMCVQTNLSQQFQDRHGGTGNVRPFLVKQFYPWADAIVAASQGTARDVAKMAGLPEDKVQVIYNPVVMPDLAEKIKAPIDHPWFAAGEPPVVLGVGRLVKQKDFLTLVRAFALVQQQHPARLMILGEADPREPLVKPELEALIQELGLQDDVALPGFVENPYAYMAQSAVFVLSSIYEGFGNVVAEALAAGTSVVSTDCESGPAEILGNGKYGRLAPVGDSKTLADGIIAALEQPTDAEVLQKRANAFTMDNIVEQYLDVLENLSRQDALQAS is encoded by the coding sequence ATGCCTATAACGCGATCGCAACAACCATCTGTAAGTTTATTTATCCCCAACTTAGCGGGGGGCGGAGCAGAGCGAGCTATGTTGCATTTGGCTCAAGGCTTTGCTGCAAGAGGGCTAAAAACCGATTTAGTCCTGGCTCAAGGAGAAGGTGCTTACCTCGATAAAGTGCCTGCCAATGTCCGCCTGATTAACCTCAAAGCCAAATCTCCAGTCATCGTTTCCAAAACTTGGGCACTCAGACGCTATTTGCAGCAGGAAAAACCAGACTTCTTGCTCTCAGCTCTCGATATCGCTAGTTCCGCGACTTTGGCGCAACGATTAGCAGGGGTGCCGACTCGCGTTGTCATGTGTGTGCAGACCAATCTCTCACAACAGTTTCAAGACAGGCACGGAGGGACTGGCAATGTTCGACCTTTTTTAGTGAAGCAGTTTTATCCTTGGGCCGACGCGATCGTGGCTGCCTCCCAAGGAACCGCTAGGGATGTGGCAAAGATGGCAGGGCTGCCTGAGGACAAGGTACAGGTGATTTACAATCCAGTGGTGATGCCAGATCTGGCTGAGAAAATCAAAGCGCCGATTGATCATCCTTGGTTTGCGGCTGGGGAACCTCCTGTGGTTCTAGGAGTAGGACGCTTAGTGAAGCAGAAAGACTTTCTGACCTTGGTCCGCGCTTTTGCTTTGGTGCAGCAGCAGCATCCTGCCCGATTGATGATTTTGGGAGAAGCCGATCCACGCGAACCTCTGGTAAAGCCTGAATTGGAGGCTTTGATTCAAGAGCTAGGATTACAAGATGATGTAGCGCTCCCTGGCTTTGTCGAAAACCCTTATGCCTACATGGCACAATCAGCCGTGTTTGTGCTCTCCTCCATCTATGAGGGATTTGGCAATGTGGTGGCAGAAGCCTTAGCCGCAGGTACTTCTGTCGTTTCGACCGACTGCGAAAGCGGCCCAGCAGAGATCTTAGGCAATGGCAAATATGGTCGTTTAGCTCCTGTCGGTGATTCAAAAACTCTAGCTGATGGGATTATTGCGGCCCTAGAACAACCAACCGATGCTGAAGTACTACAGAAGCGGGCCAATGCTTTTACTATGGACAACATCGTGGAGCAATATCTGGATGTGCTGGAGAACCTCAGCCGCCAAGATGCTCTCCAAGCCAGCTAA
- a CDS encoding glycosyltransferase family 4 protein, translating to MRILHILNDVRELGNGIINVAIDLACLQAKAGYEVAVASEGGEYEALLADYGITHFPLNQRRQLGNLLRAAKGYRAIAQTFQPDIVHAHMMTGVVLARCLKRFGHYGLVSTVHNEFQRSATLMGVADRVIAVSQAVADSMERRGIPQRKLRVIRNGTLGSPRDRPSSLPAISLQHPAIATLAGMYQRKGITELIAAFAQIATDFPEAHLYLIGEGPDRQTFETQASATPVSERIHFLGFQPQPQRYLQAVDIFVLASHQEPFGLVLSEAREAGCAIIASNVDGIPEALDQGDAGLLVPPKDSAAIAAALLELLQCSQQLQAWKERARRNLAWLSVSRVHQETLAVYQELMADRDRS from the coding sequence ATGCGAATTCTCCATATCCTGAACGATGTCCGCGAACTAGGGAACGGCATTATTAATGTGGCGATCGATCTTGCCTGTTTACAAGCCAAGGCTGGGTATGAGGTGGCGGTAGCCTCTGAGGGCGGCGAATACGAAGCCTTACTCGCAGACTATGGCATCACTCATTTCCCCCTGAATCAGCGGCGGCAACTGGGGAATCTCCTCCGGGCCGCTAAAGGTTATCGCGCGATCGCCCAGACGTTCCAACCGGATATCGTTCATGCCCACATGATGACCGGAGTAGTTTTAGCCCGTTGTTTAAAGCGATTTGGTCATTATGGGCTAGTTTCTACGGTTCATAATGAGTTTCAACGTAGTGCCACTTTAATGGGAGTAGCCGATCGCGTGATTGCAGTCAGTCAAGCGGTAGCTGATTCAATGGAACGACGGGGCATTCCTCAGAGAAAGCTGCGAGTGATTCGCAATGGCACTTTGGGCAGTCCTCGGGATCGACCCTCTTCTCTCCCTGCGATCTCACTCCAGCATCCCGCGATCGCCACTTTGGCAGGGATGTATCAGCGCAAGGGCATTACAGAGTTGATTGCGGCTTTTGCTCAGATTGCCACAGATTTCCCGGAGGCACATCTGTATCTGATTGGCGAGGGGCCTGACCGCCAAACGTTTGAAACTCAAGCTAGCGCTACTCCGGTGTCAGAGCGTATCCATTTTCTAGGGTTTCAACCTCAACCCCAAAGATACTTGCAAGCCGTAGATATTTTCGTTTTGGCTTCTCATCAAGAACCGTTTGGTTTGGTGTTGTCAGAGGCGCGGGAGGCAGGCTGCGCCATCATCGCCAGCAATGTGGATGGAATTCCCGAAGCTTTAGATCAAGGAGACGCAGGTTTATTAGTTCCCCCTAAAGATAGTGCCGCGATCGCCGCAGCTTTATTAGAATTGCTCCAGTGTTCTCAGCAGTTGCAAGCCTGGAAGGAACGGGCAAGACGCAACTTAGCTTGGCTGAGTGTGTCGCGTGTGCATCAAGAAACTTTAGCAGTCTACCAAGAGCTGATGGCAGATCGCGATCGCTCTTAA
- a CDS encoding acyltransferase → MKNTSNYSTIALSQELSAASTQTKTSSSTKKKLELIQACRGIAALLVVLFHVTEFSQQKLNQNFLSGLFAFGGSGVDFFFVLSGFIIFFAHRADIGQKRKLNTFIIKRAIRVYPLYWIITLVLLPVYFLVPSFGKGYERDLGVIVKSLLLYPQENFPVLIVGWTLSYEIFFYFIFGLAIWLAPKVSRFVLCSWLGGTLAFFCLSISDRASFAQLPLLLNFIFNPHNLEFALGCLAAYWVVGKRVKPGLICLVAGALLFLTSGLCDNYNLIVIPDVIAYGLPSMLVVLGAASIDLNQGWKIPAWLNELGDASYSIYLVHYPCLAATFKVAIALNIVGLFGNFLTMSLLTVIAVIAGWLTYLYLEKPLITWLRRKLVPKQSAWANAQ, encoded by the coding sequence ATGAAAAATACTTCAAACTATTCTACGATTGCGCTCAGTCAAGAATTATCAGCAGCTTCTACTCAGACAAAAACCTCTTCATCCACTAAGAAAAAGCTAGAACTTATTCAAGCTTGTCGAGGTATTGCAGCGCTGTTGGTCGTTTTGTTTCACGTCACTGAATTCAGCCAACAAAAATTAAATCAAAACTTTTTATCAGGGTTGTTTGCTTTTGGCGGTTCAGGCGTTGATTTCTTTTTTGTGCTCAGCGGATTTATTATTTTCTTCGCGCATCGAGCTGATATTGGCCAGAAACGAAAGCTCAACACTTTCATCATCAAACGGGCCATTCGTGTATATCCTTTGTACTGGATAATCACCCTCGTTCTATTACCAGTTTATTTTCTAGTTCCTTCCTTTGGCAAAGGATACGAGCGCGATCTAGGCGTAATTGTGAAATCGCTCTTGTTATATCCGCAAGAAAACTTTCCGGTCTTAATTGTCGGCTGGACCCTCAGTTACGAAATTTTCTTCTACTTTATATTTGGTTTGGCTATTTGGCTGGCACCCAAAGTTTCCCGATTTGTACTTTGTAGTTGGCTGGGAGGAACTTTGGCATTTTTCTGCCTTAGCATCAGCGATCGCGCCTCATTTGCACAGTTACCTCTGCTTTTAAACTTCATTTTCAATCCGCACAATTTAGAGTTCGCCTTAGGTTGTCTCGCTGCTTACTGGGTAGTAGGAAAAAGAGTGAAGCCAGGACTTATCTGCTTAGTTGCAGGAGCATTATTATTCCTTACTTCAGGGTTATGTGACAACTACAATCTCATAGTAATTCCTGATGTAATTGCTTATGGACTACCCTCAATGTTAGTTGTGTTAGGTGCAGCTTCAATTGATTTGAATCAAGGCTGGAAAATTCCAGCTTGGCTAAATGAATTAGGAGATGCTTCTTATTCAATTTATTTAGTGCATTATCCCTGTTTAGCTGCCACATTTAAGGTAGCGATCGCCCTCAACATAGTGGGTTTATTCGGGAACTTCCTCACCATGAGTTTGTTGACCGTGATCGCAGTCATCGCTGGTTGGCTGACCTACTTGTATCTTGAAAAACCGTTAATCACCTGGCTACGACGTAAATTAGTTCCTAAGCAATCCGCCTGGGCTAATGCTCAATAA
- a CDS encoding glycosyltransferase family A protein, whose product MPKVSVVIPTYNAIAYLPATVASVLEQTYTDFELLIVDDGSSDRTVEWVSALTDPRVRLITQENQGSAGARNRGITEAQGEYIAFLDADDLWNPTKLEKQVQCLEANPAVGLVNTWVVNMDAAGNLTDQVLMSDAEGDIWQTIAEENQIFCGSAPMVQRSCFEAVGFFDQTLRSAEDWDMWIRIASCYHFAVVKEPLVFYRQHANSKSNNLQRHLHHRLKVIDKTFASTPPELQYLKNRAYGRAHLSVAWKPLMAKDYEYALSLRQQALTYYPQLRYTKSYLRLGLIITAMRWLGPQGYQKARNLLHTLRKQKPWLKQEVPS is encoded by the coding sequence ATGCCCAAGGTTTCTGTTGTAATTCCAACCTACAATGCGATCGCCTACCTGCCTGCCACAGTCGCCAGCGTGCTTGAGCAGACCTATACAGACTTTGAGCTGTTAATTGTAGATGATGGCAGTTCCGATCGCACGGTTGAGTGGGTGTCTGCCTTAACCGATCCCCGTGTAAGGTTGATTACTCAAGAAAACCAAGGCTCAGCGGGAGCGCGTAACCGCGGTATTACCGAAGCTCAGGGAGAGTATATTGCTTTTCTAGATGCAGATGATTTGTGGAACCCAACCAAGCTGGAAAAACAAGTGCAATGTCTAGAAGCCAATCCAGCCGTTGGCTTGGTTAATACTTGGGTGGTGAATATGGATGCGGCAGGCAACCTGACCGATCAAGTGTTGATGTCAGACGCGGAGGGGGATATTTGGCAAACGATCGCAGAAGAGAATCAGATTTTCTGTGGTAGCGCCCCAATGGTGCAGCGCAGCTGTTTTGAAGCTGTAGGGTTTTTTGACCAAACGCTGCGATCGGCGGAAGACTGGGATATGTGGATTCGTATTGCCTCTTGCTATCACTTCGCAGTGGTGAAGGAGCCTTTGGTGTTTTATCGCCAACATGCCAACAGCAAATCGAACAACTTGCAGCGGCATCTCCACCATCGATTGAAGGTGATCGACAAAACTTTTGCCTCTACCCCTCCAGAACTTCAGTATCTGAAAAACCGAGCCTATGGACGGGCTCATCTATCAGTAGCTTGGAAGCCTCTCATGGCCAAGGATTACGAGTACGCTTTAAGCTTGCGGCAACAGGCTTTGACCTACTATCCCCAACTTCGTTACACCAAAAGTTATCTGCGCTTGGGTCTGATTATTACAGCTATGCGCTGGTTAGGGCCACAAGGCTACCAGAAGGCAAGAAATCTGTTGCATACTCTCCGCAAGCAAAAACCCTGGCTCAAACAAGAAGTGCCCAGTTAA
- a CDS encoding glycosyltransferase family 2 protein, with protein MTQAALPPRSISTVIIAQNEEECIANAIQSCLPFADEIVVVDGGSQDATVQISENLGCQVYANPWPGYSKQRNFGADQAKHDWIFFLDADEVVDTELASAILAWKTSSGPTTKALSVNRVGDLFGQWLDGRAEAHVRLYDKTQFRIKDVLVHEGPDVKDAPVTLLPGTLWHQGFRDMSDLIIRFNRYTDLDANQAHLLGKKFNLIRLLLKPPAKFLQQYLWYGMYRQGLAGFTLASLWSYYIFLKEIKLYEIDWRAKGKTQPEQKKFGLAVTPTHQVQI; from the coding sequence ATGACCCAAGCTGCCTTGCCCCCCCGTTCAATCTCAACGGTCATCATTGCTCAAAACGAAGAAGAATGTATTGCCAATGCTATTCAGTCTTGTTTGCCTTTTGCGGATGAAATCGTAGTTGTAGACGGCGGCAGCCAAGATGCTACAGTGCAAATTTCAGAAAATTTGGGCTGTCAGGTTTACGCAAATCCTTGGCCAGGATACTCAAAGCAACGTAATTTTGGTGCCGACCAAGCCAAGCATGATTGGATCTTTTTTCTCGATGCGGATGAAGTTGTAGACACAGAGCTAGCAAGCGCAATCTTAGCCTGGAAAACGAGTTCAGGTCCGACCACAAAGGCTCTATCCGTCAACCGAGTCGGAGACCTCTTTGGGCAGTGGTTAGATGGTCGGGCGGAAGCGCATGTGCGTTTGTACGACAAAACTCAGTTTCGGATTAAAGATGTGCTAGTCCATGAAGGGCCTGATGTGAAGGATGCACCTGTTACTTTGCTACCAGGAACTTTATGGCATCAGGGATTTCGAGACATGAGCGATTTAATCATTCGATTTAACCGCTATACCGATTTAGATGCGAATCAAGCACATCTATTAGGTAAGAAATTTAATTTAATTAGACTACTACTCAAGCCACCAGCTAAGTTTTTGCAACAGTATCTTTGGTATGGCATGTATCGCCAAGGTTTAGCAGGTTTTACTTTAGCGAGTTTGTGGAGCTATTACATTTTTCTTAAGGAAATCAAGCTTTATGAAATTGATTGGCGAGCCAAAGGTAAGACCCAACCAGAACAGAAAAAATTTGGCTTGGCTGTGACACCGACTCATCAAGTACAAATTTAG